A portion of the Parambassis ranga chromosome 22, fParRan2.1, whole genome shotgun sequence genome contains these proteins:
- the cfd gene encoding complement factor D, with translation MAADRGVLLGAAVFVVALVSLSEGILGGREATPHSRPYMASIQVPEGARLKHECGGFVIADQWVMTAAHCLPNGAQGRVVVLGVHSLSQPEDTKQTFNILEVHIHPQFTIVNYNNDIALIKLDRVFNATEAVGTVQFLRAGGTDPPIDAEVDTAGWGSLDDLQTRPDTLREVVVKVFNPKRCGRSDYYGSKFTSNMMCAFKLCPNPCPTSFKKEDTCDGDSGGPLLYNGVVVGITSNGGAKCGQLKKPGIYTVVSHYTEWIDNTMGLQAAAAPQDQE, from the exons ATGGCGGCAGACAGAGGCGTGCTCCtgggtgctgctgtgtttgttgttgcccTCGTTTCACTGA GCGAGGGGATTCTGGGCGGCAGGGAGGCGACCCCGCACTCTCGGCCTTACATGGCCTCCATCCAGGTACCAGAAGGAGCCCGTTTGAAGCATgaatgtggaggcttcgtgatcgCCGATCAGTGGGTGATGACTGCAGCTCACTGTCTGCCGAACGG GGCCCAGGGAAGGGTGGTGGTGCTGGGTGTCCACTCTCTGAGCCAGCCTGAAGACACAAAGCAGACCTTTAACATTCTGGAGGTTCACATCCACCCACAGTTCACCATCGTCAATTATAATAACGACATTGCTCTTATTAAG TTGGATCGTGTGTTTAACGCCACCGAGGCTGTCGGCACAGTGCAGTTCTTGCGAGCCGGAGGCACGGACCCTCCAATCGATGCAGAGGTGGACACAGCAGGCTGGGGGTCTCTGGacgacctgcagaccagaccCGACACGCTCAgagaggtggtggtgaaggTGTTCAACCCGAAGCGGTGCGGACGGAGCGACTATTACGGCAGCAAGTTCACCAGCAACATGATGTGCGCTTTCAAATTATGTCCAAACCCCTGTCCTACCTCATTCAAGAAAGAGGACACCTGCGAC GGAGACTCTGGAGGCCCGCTGCTCTACAACGGTGTCGTCGTGGGCATCACTTCCAACGGAGGTGCGAAGTGTGGACAGCTGAAAAAACCTGGAATCTACACGGTCGTCTCCCACTACACAGAGTGGATCGACAACACCATGGGCCTGCAGGCCGCCGCCGCGCCGCAGGACCAGGAGTGA